From the Sebastes umbrosus isolate fSebUmb1 chromosome 2, fSebUmb1.pri, whole genome shotgun sequence genome, one window contains:
- the csrp3 gene encoding cysteine and glycine-rich protein 3, which yields MPNFGGGAKCAACDKTAYHAEEIQCNGRSFHKTCFICMSCRKGLDSTTVAAHESEIYCKSCYGKKYGPKGYGYGAGAGALSSDPPRPAGLYSQDSKPRPPASSSPRPNQDHKSSPKFGCSDRCPRCSKAVYAAEKVMAAGKPWHKTCFRCVLCGKSLESTNVTDKDGELYCKVCYAKNFGPKGFGLGNEAMLE from the exons ATGCCAAACTTTGGAGGAGGTGCCAAGTGTGCAGCCTGTGACAAGACAGCGTACCATGCAGAGGAGATCCAGTGTAACGGCAGGAGCTTCCATAAGACCTGCTTCATCTGCA TGAGCTGCAGAAAAGGGCTGGACAGCACCACGGTGGCAGCGCACGAATCTGAGATCTACTGCAAGTCCTGTTACGGCAAGAAATACGGGCCAAAAGGCTACGGATACGGAGCCGGAGCCGGAGCTCTGAGCTCAGATCCTCCTCGACCTGCAGGCCTATACTCTCAGGA ctctAAACCACGACCACCAGCTTCTTCAAGCCCTAGACCTAACCAAGACCATAAATCTTCCCCGAAGTTTGGATGCTCAGACCGCTGCCCTCGCTGCTCCAAAGCCGTCTACGCAGCAGAGAAGGTGATGGCAGCGGGAAAG ccctgGCATAAAACCTGTTTCCGCTGTGTGCTGTGTGGTAAAAGCCTGGAGTCGACCAATGTGACAGACAAGGACGGAGAGCTGTACTGtaaag TTTGTTACGCCAAAAACTTTGGCCCAAAAGGATTTGGACTGGGGAACGAGGCCATGCTGGAGTAA
- the e2f8 gene encoding transcription factor E2F8 — MSSTALESQTLTQRSHSKDDGFVAPQVPGNTPKKLSGPCAVSVENQLTMGPLTTPKKGREVGSVDPWTPTSNLKMLISAASPDIRNREKELCMDGLDPSQDTENGEESEKMISRKEKSLGLLCHKFLARYPDHPDPALKNYICLDDVATELSVERRRIYDIMNVLESLHMVSRSAKNRYTWHGRTKLAQTLAILKQVGEEQRYGQQMLHIRQRILDREFDLDGEEKENEEVVELESGEQGLKELFFVELPGVEFKAASVNSRKDKSLRVMSQKFVMLFLVSNPRVVSLDVAAKILIGEDQGADQDKNKFKTKVRRLYDIANVLRSLKLIEKVHVTEMRGRKPAFEWVGPEEFPQVKDLENSTSECSTKKKSVLESRASVDNCAKKLFSSPGAKRSFTRHPSLIKLAKSIQDDRRKINSAPSSPVKSSLSDSWNTDFPNKMAQLAAICKIELDQKAPTGAEDPKPAAAVRLEPTSSVSMEPPQAPLLTPTQETRVNTTVHLTPNTPLAALPAGSVAYIPAQCSPLIPVLLHQPRGSGPYAVYMHTSSPRPNPLARPQPTSLAVRSMTFEDKTGQSPTGQCAAKSWPAVRASDVSPLALKRLRSDSALESSPSKAKRTDPNFKDASPKLCEILQARLKTRRGTQQSSRSSPRALHLDPEFVNTPGGAAASQTLEQSLETFLDREDKTANSDSEARLTPVRIVPFTPGQLHAETLVPAGYLIPISQQSLIGYRESQDSGRESSRASTPTYNIYQTPTAGSRAALAQEITPTSLRLHRSAAASPHAIQQAHRLHSPSPAILNFTLQNLGLISGSSPGNTFAAPQTPECANTLSSPLPGPLALQQRGMVFIKPVSPVPLQQAVSGQPMALFSVQQPLMTTPKGTALPQQSFFHTPVPVSPLAAMVTTSGHLATKTVYIPQRKLDVATEDS; from the exons ATGTCAAGTACAGCCCTGGAATCTCAAACGCTGACCCAGAGATCACATTCAAAG GATGATGGCTTTGTAGCACCCCAGGTTCCAGGAAATACTCCAAAGAAGTTATCAGGTCCCTGTGCAGTGTCAGTGGAGAACCAGCTGACCATGGGTCCCCTCACTACACCGAAAAAAGGAAGGGAAGTAGGCTCTGTTGACCCCTGGACCCCAACCTCCAACCTTAAGATGCTCATCAGTGCTGCTAGTCCTGACATCAGGAACCGAGAGAAGGAGCTGTGCATGGACGGTCTTGACCCGTCACAG GACACAGAAAATGGAGAAGAGTCAGAGAAAATGATCAGCAGGAAAGAGAAGAGTCTGGGTTTGCTCTGTCATAAATTCCTGGCCCGCTACCCGGATCACCCAGACCCTGCCCTCAAAAACTACATCTGCCTGGATGATGTGGCCACTGAGCTCA GTGTAGAACGCCGGCGCATCTATGACATCATGAACGTGCTGGAGAGCCTGCACATGGTGAGCCGTTCAGCCAAGAACCGCTACACGTGGCACGGGCGGACCAAACTGGCTCAGACTCTGGCCATCTTGAAGCAGGTGGGCGAGGAGCAAAGGTACGGCCAGCAGATGCTGCACATCCGGCAGCGTATCCTGGACAGGGAGTTTGACCTTGacggggaggagaaggagaacgaggaggtggtggagctgGAGAGTGGGGAGCAGGGACTGAAGGAGCTCTTCTTTGTGGAGCTTCCAGGAGTAGAGTTCAAAGCAG CCTCGGTTAACAGTCGGAAGGACAAATCTCTGAGGGTGATGAGCCAGAAGTTCGTCATGCTCTTCCTGGTGTCTAATCCTCGCGTGGTCAGTCTGGACGTGGCCGCCAAGATCCTGATTGGAGAGGACCAGGGCGCAGATCAAGACAAGAACAAGTTCAAGA CCAAAGTGCGCCGGCTGTATGATATCGCTAATGTGCTGCGGAGCCTGAAGCTCATCGAGAAAGTCCATGTGACAGAAATGAGGGGGAGGAAACCGGCCTTTGAATGGGTCGGCCCCGAAGAATTCCCACAAGTCAAAG ACTTGGAGAACTCCACGTCCGAATGCTCTACCAAGAAGAAAAGTGTACTGGAGTCCCGCGCGTCTGTAGACAACTGTGCCAAAAAGCTATTTTCATCGCCCGGGGCGAAACGCAGCTTCACCCGGCACCCCTCCCTCATAAAGCTGGCCAAGAGCATTCAGGACGACCGCCGGAAGATCAACTCTGCCCCCAGCAGTCCTGTCAAGAGTTCCCTCA GCGACTCATGGAACACTGACTTCCCAAACAAAATGGCCCAACTTGCTGCTATTTGTAAGATCGAGCTTGACCAGAAGGCGCC GACTGGAGCTGAGGATCcaaagcctgctgctgctgtgaggcTAGAACCGACCTCCTCTGTTTCAATGGAACCGCCTCAGGCACCGCTACTAACTCCaacccaggagaccagagtcAACACTACTGTCCACCTCACCCCCAACACGCCGCTGGCAGCCCTGCCCGCGGGCTCCGTCGCCTACATCCCCGCACAGTGTTCACCCCTAATCCCCGTCCTGTTACATCAGCCGCGTGGGAGCGGGCCCTACGCCGTGTATATGCACACTTCTTCCCCCAGGCCAAACCCTCTGGCCAGGCCGCAGCCGACCAGCCTCGCTGTGCGCTCTATGACCTTTGAGGATAAGACTGGGCAGAGCCCGACGGGCCAGTGTGCAGCGAAGAGCTGGCCGGCCGTCAGGGCGTCAGACGTCAGCCCCTTGGCGCTCAAACGGCTGCGATCAGATTCAGCCTTAGAGAGTAGCCCCTCCAAAGCCAAGAGGACCGACCCCAACTttaag GACGCTTCTCCTAAGCTGTGTGAGATCCTGCAGGCCCGTCTGAAGACCCGTCGCGGCACTCAGCAATCGAGCCGGTCCTCGCCTCGCGCCCTCCATCTGGACCCGGAGTTCGTCAACACCCCCGGCGGTGCTGCAGCCAGTCAGACACTAGAGCAGAGTTTGGAGACCTTTctggacagagaggacaagaCGGCGAACTCCGACAGCGAGGCGAGATTAACACCGGTCAGAATCGTACCCTTCACGCCAGGACAGCTCCACGCCGAG ACTTTAGTCCCGGCCGGATACCTGATCCCGATCTCCCAGCAGTCCCTCATCGGCTACAGGGAAAGTCAAGATTCAGGGAGAGAAAGCAGCAGGGCTTCAACTCCCACTTACAACATCTACCAAACACCAACTGCAG GCTCCAGAGCTGCCCTAGCTCAGGAGATTACACCCACCAGCCTTCGTCTTCACAGATCAGCCGCTGCCTCGCCACACGCCATCCAGCAGGCCCACCGCCTCCACAGCCCCAGCCCTGCCATCCTCAACTTCACCCTGCAGAACCTGGGTCTGATCTCAGGCTCCAGCCCAGGGAACACCTTCGCCGCCCCCCAGACTCCAGAGTGTGCCAACACCCTGTCCAGCCCACTGCCGGGCCCACTGGCTCTGCAGCAGAGAGGCATGGTGTTCATCAAACCCGTGTCCCCTGTGCCTCTCCAGCAGGCTGTGTCAGGGCAGCCAATGGCCCTGTTCAGTGTACAACAG CCTCTGATGACCACCCCCAAAGGGACAGCGCTCCCCCAGCAAAGCTTCTTCCATACGCCGGTCCCCGTCTCCCCCCTGGCTGCCATGGTAACCACCAGTGGACACCTGGCCACCAAAACTGTTTACATCCCTCAGAGGAAGCTGGACGTGGCCACAGAGGACTCCTGA